In the Colwellia sp. 20A7 genome, one interval contains:
- the murA gene encoding UDP-N-acetylglucosamine 1-carboxyvinyltransferase translates to MDAFKVIGGKPLHGEVTISGAKNAALPILMSALLSKTPIVFSNVPKLNDILTTVKLLGQLGAKTQWLAEDKLEIDASNITQCCAPYDLVKTMRASILVLGPLLARMGHAEVSLPGGCAIGARPVNLHIQGLKAMAADIDVENGYIVANKEGRLVGANIFMDVVSVTGTENLMMAAALADGTTVIENAAQEPEIVDLANCLISMGAKISGAGTNTLTIEGVSELCGSEYSVMPDRIETGTFLVAAAVTQGKVKCVNTDSSGLEAVLSKLTEAGATITIGENSTGEEWIELEMTQKPKAVSVKTAPHPAFPTDMQAQFMTLNVLAQGTATVIETIFENRFMHVPELQRMGADITLEGNTAIVKGVDSLNGAQVMATDLRASASLVIAGLVAKTPTQVDRIYHIDRGYLKIEDKLQALGADITRIHIN, encoded by the coding sequence TTGGACGCATTTAAAGTTATTGGTGGTAAGCCACTACATGGTGAAGTCACTATCTCTGGGGCTAAAAACGCCGCACTCCCTATTTTGATGTCAGCGCTGTTATCAAAAACACCTATTGTTTTTAGTAATGTACCTAAGTTAAATGATATTTTAACGACAGTAAAATTATTAGGTCAACTAGGTGCTAAGACACAATGGTTAGCTGAAGACAAATTAGAAATAGATGCGAGTAATATCACTCAGTGTTGTGCTCCTTATGATCTCGTTAAAACGATGAGAGCCTCTATTTTGGTGCTTGGTCCATTGCTTGCTCGTATGGGACATGCTGAAGTTTCATTGCCTGGAGGTTGTGCTATTGGTGCTCGTCCTGTGAATTTGCATATTCAAGGCTTAAAAGCGATGGCTGCCGATATAGACGTAGAAAATGGCTATATTGTTGCGAATAAAGAAGGTCGTTTAGTTGGCGCTAATATCTTTATGGATGTTGTTAGTGTTACCGGCACTGAAAATTTAATGATGGCTGCTGCTTTAGCTGATGGCACAACTGTTATTGAAAATGCCGCGCAAGAACCTGAAATTGTTGACCTAGCTAACTGTTTAATTAGTATGGGAGCAAAAATTTCTGGTGCAGGTACTAATACGCTAACCATTGAAGGTGTCAGCGAATTATGCGGTAGTGAATATAGTGTGATGCCTGATCGAATTGAAACTGGTACTTTTCTTGTGGCCGCTGCGGTTACTCAAGGAAAAGTAAAATGTGTAAATACAGATTCAAGTGGTTTAGAAGCCGTATTATCTAAGCTTACAGAAGCGGGTGCTACAATTACCATAGGTGAAAATAGTACAGGTGAAGAGTGGATTGAGTTAGAAATGACTCAAAAACCAAAAGCTGTGAGTGTTAAAACTGCCCCACATCCTGCATTTCCAACGGATATGCAAGCGCAATTTATGACCTTGAATGTACTAGCTCAAGGGACAGCGACGGTAATAGAAACTATTTTTGAAAATCGATTTATGCATGTACCTGAATTACAAAGAATGGGAGCAGACATCACTCTTGAAGGTAATACTGCAATTGTGAAAGGTGTTGATTCATTAAATGGTGCGCAAGTTATGGCAACAGATTTACGTGCATCTGCAAGTTTAGTGATTGCTGGTCTTGTCGCAAAAACACCGACTCAAGTTGACCGCATTTATCATATCGATCGTGGTTACTTAAAAATAGAAGACAAACTACAAGCCTTAGGTGCAGATATCACCCGTATTCATATTAATTAA